From Stenotrophomonas nitritireducens, the proteins below share one genomic window:
- a CDS encoding cysteine desulfurase, with amino-acid sequence MNLSSPRPIQHPTSAPDWERVRADFPLLMREVNGKPLVYFDNANTAQKPLSVIGAVDEFYRRYNANVSRAVHALGTEATEAYEGARNKLARFLNVRADELVLCSGTTFAINLVAYSWALPRLKAGDVILVSRMEHHANIVPWQLVAQRTGATIRVAEISPDGSLDLDALHAAMTPDVKLLALTHVSNVLGTINPVRDICREARKRGIITVIDGSQAAPHLLIDVAAIGCDFYAVTGHKMCGPTGTGALWARREHLQDMPPFLGGGEMIKEVSFDGTVFNDAPHKFEAGTPNIAGFIGLGVAVDYVEELGREHIEAREQELLAHFTEELQRAEGVRIFGTAPHKAAVVSFQIEGAHAHDLATLLDLQGVAVRSGQHCAHPLLQYYGVAATCRASLAFYNTHEEIESFMAALKKVRTLLG; translated from the coding sequence ATGAACCTGAGTTCCCCGCGTCCGATCCAGCACCCGACCAGCGCCCCCGACTGGGAGCGCGTGCGCGCCGATTTCCCGCTGCTGATGCGTGAAGTGAATGGCAAGCCGCTGGTGTATTTCGACAATGCCAACACCGCGCAGAAGCCGCTGTCGGTGATCGGCGCGGTGGACGAGTTCTATCGCCGCTACAACGCCAATGTCAGCCGCGCCGTGCATGCGCTCGGCACCGAAGCCACCGAAGCCTACGAGGGCGCGCGCAACAAGCTGGCGCGCTTCCTCAACGTGCGCGCCGATGAGCTGGTGCTGTGCAGCGGCACCACCTTCGCCATCAACCTGGTGGCCTATTCGTGGGCCTTGCCGCGACTGAAGGCCGGCGACGTGATCCTGGTTTCGCGCATGGAGCACCATGCCAACATCGTGCCGTGGCAGCTGGTCGCCCAGCGCACCGGCGCGACCATCCGCGTGGCCGAGATCAGCCCGGACGGCAGCCTTGATCTGGACGCGCTGCATGCAGCGATGACGCCGGACGTGAAGCTGCTCGCGCTCACCCATGTCTCCAACGTGCTGGGCACCATCAACCCGGTCCGCGATATCTGCCGCGAAGCGCGCAAGCGCGGCATCATCACCGTGATCGACGGCTCGCAGGCGGCGCCGCACCTGCTCATCGACGTCGCCGCCATCGGCTGCGACTTCTATGCGGTGACCGGCCACAAGATGTGCGGCCCCACCGGCACAGGCGCGCTGTGGGCACGTCGCGAGCATCTGCAGGACATGCCGCCCTTCCTTGGCGGTGGCGAGATGATCAAGGAAGTCAGCTTCGACGGCACCGTGTTCAACGATGCCCCGCACAAATTTGAAGCCGGCACCCCGAACATCGCCGGTTTCATCGGCCTGGGCGTGGCCGTGGATTATGTGGAAGAACTCGGCCGCGAGCATATCGAGGCGCGCGAGCAGGAGCTGCTGGCCCACTTCACCGAAGAGCTGCAGCGTGCCGAAGGCGTGCGCATCTTCGGCACGGCCCCGCACAAGGCGGCGGTGGTGTCGTTCCAGATCGAAGGCGCACATGCCCACGACTTGGCCACCCTGCTCGACCTGCAGGGCGTGGCCGTACGTTCGGGCCAACACTGCGCGCACCCGCTGCTGCAGTACTACGGCGTCGCCGCCACCTGCCGCGCTTCACTGGCGTTCTACAACACGCATGAAGAAATCGAGTCCTTCATGGCCGCGTTGAAGAAAGTGCGCACGTTGCTGGGCTGA
- a CDS encoding Fe2+-dependent dioxygenase, translating into MLLHIPNVLSPEQVALFRQKLDAADWTDGRETVGHLGTHAKRNQQLPENSPLRRELGETVLLALASNPSFFSAALPLKYLPPRFNRYSGGGNYGFHVDGAVMNLGQGEQLRSDVSCTLFLCEPDEYEGGELIISDTYGEHEVKLPAGDLVVYPSSSLHKVQPVTRGARLASFFWVQSMVRDDAHRRLLWEMDTSIQQLTQDCPQHPSLVSLTGIYHNLLRQWAQT; encoded by the coding sequence ATGCTGCTGCATATCCCCAACGTACTCAGCCCCGAACAGGTCGCCCTGTTCCGCCAGAAACTGGATGCGGCTGACTGGACCGATGGCCGCGAAACCGTCGGCCATCTCGGCACCCATGCCAAGCGCAACCAGCAGCTGCCGGAAAACTCGCCGCTGCGCCGCGAGCTGGGCGAAACCGTGTTGCTGGCACTGGCCAGCAACCCTTCCTTCTTCAGCGCCGCGCTGCCGCTGAAGTACCTGCCGCCGCGTTTCAACCGTTACAGCGGTGGCGGCAACTACGGCTTCCATGTGGATGGCGCGGTGATGAACCTGGGCCAGGGCGAGCAGCTGCGCTCGGACGTGTCCTGCACGCTGTTCCTGTGCGAACCGGACGAATACGAAGGCGGCGAACTGATCATCAGCGACACCTATGGCGAGCACGAAGTGAAGCTGCCGGCCGGCGACCTGGTGGTGTATCCGTCCAGCAGCCTGCACAAAGTGCAACCGGTGACCCGTGGCGCGCGCCTGGCCTCGTTCTTCTGGGTGCAGAGCATGGTGCGCGACGACGCCCATCGGCGCCTGCTGTGGGAAATGGATACGTCCATCCAGCAACTCACCCAAGACTGCCCGCAGCACCCCTCGCTGGTCAGCCTGACCGGGATTTATCACAACCTGCTGCGGCAATGGGCGCAGACCTGA
- a CDS encoding GNAT family N-acetyltransferase yields the protein MNELTFRNATAADIPALIELVTSAYRGDASRVGWTTEADILDGQRIDAAGIQGDLDRPRSVILLAEQDGLLQACCHVADENGHGYFGMFSVSPNAQGGGIGKQLMQRAEQHAAEQWQLPTMQMTVIDCRDELIAFYERRGYVRTGIKKPFPYGDERFGIPKRDDLQFEILEKPLGAIA from the coding sequence ATGAACGAGCTGACTTTCCGCAACGCCACCGCCGCCGATATCCCGGCCCTGATCGAACTGGTCACCTCCGCCTACCGCGGCGACGCCTCGCGCGTGGGCTGGACCACCGAAGCCGACATCCTCGACGGCCAGCGTATCGACGCCGCCGGTATCCAGGGCGATCTCGACCGCCCGCGCAGCGTGATCCTGCTCGCCGAGCAGGATGGCCTGTTGCAGGCCTGCTGCCATGTTGCCGACGAAAACGGCCACGGCTATTTCGGCATGTTCTCGGTCAGCCCCAACGCCCAGGGCGGCGGCATCGGCAAACAGTTGATGCAGCGCGCCGAACAGCACGCCGCCGAGCAATGGCAGCTGCCGACCATGCAGATGACGGTGATCGACTGCCGCGATGAACTCATCGCCTTCTACGAACGCCGTGGCTATGTGCGCACCGGCATCAAGAAGCCGTTCCCGTACGGGGACGAGCGCTTTGGCATCCCCAAGCGCGACGACCTGCAGTTCGAAATCCTTGAAAAGCCGCTTGGGGCCATCGCATGA
- the sufD gene encoding Fe-S cluster assembly protein SufD, producing MTALLDSLAGTFCGSKERAELLEAALKTGLPAARNEAWKYTSLRQLERRSFTAAPLQAPDIDAALLADIPSPRLVFVNGRHSADLSDLSALDVGVQVRTLSAVQKDEPEALRFLGRRFERAEEVFAQLNAALADEGVLVQVAEGIVSETPLHLVFVSAADSSDHAWHHRHLIELRRGAVLGLVEHHLQAGDSAHLDNTLAHVHIAQDAVLSHARVQADSARATSLLRTDAVLARDAQYRRIDLELGAALSRHELNVRLEGDNAKLTANGVLLGTGRRHIDTRLGIEHIAKDTSAELVWRGVAANRSRVVFHGGIGIREGADGTDANLSNKNLLLSADAEIDTQPTLVIDADEVKAAHGATVGQLDANALFYLRSRGVPAEQARAMLSAAFCHEPLAAVEGVLTEKLARHLDLALQQAGMA from the coding sequence ATGACTGCCCTGCTAGATTCGCTGGCCGGCACCTTCTGCGGCAGCAAGGAGCGCGCCGAGCTGCTTGAAGCTGCGCTCAAGACCGGCCTGCCCGCCGCCCGCAACGAGGCCTGGAAGTACACCTCGCTGCGCCAGCTCGAACGCCGCTCGTTTACTGCCGCGCCGCTGCAGGCACCCGACATCGATGCCGCACTGCTGGCCGACATTCCGTCGCCGCGTCTGGTGTTCGTCAATGGTCGTCACAGCGCCGACTTGAGCGATCTGTCGGCCTTGGACGTGGGTGTGCAGGTGCGTACCCTTTCTGCGGTGCAGAAAGACGAGCCGGAGGCATTGCGCTTCCTCGGCCGTCGCTTCGAGCGCGCCGAAGAAGTGTTCGCCCAGCTCAACGCCGCACTTGCCGATGAAGGCGTGCTGGTGCAGGTTGCCGAAGGCATCGTCAGCGAAACGCCGCTGCATCTGGTATTCGTCAGCGCGGCAGACAGCAGCGACCACGCCTGGCATCACCGCCACCTGATCGAACTGCGCCGTGGCGCCGTGCTTGGCCTGGTCGAGCATCACCTGCAGGCCGGCGACAGCGCGCATCTGGACAACACCCTGGCGCATGTCCACATCGCCCAGGACGCGGTGCTGTCGCATGCACGTGTACAGGCCGACAGCGCGCGTGCCACCTCGCTGCTGCGCACCGATGCGGTGCTGGCCCGCGATGCGCAGTACCGTCGCATCGATCTGGAACTGGGCGCTGCGCTGAGCCGTCACGAGCTCAACGTGCGTCTGGAAGGCGACAACGCCAAGCTCACCGCCAATGGCGTGCTGCTGGGTACCGGCCGCCGCCATATCGATACCCGCCTGGGCATCGAGCACATCGCCAAGGACACCAGCGCCGAACTGGTCTGGCGTGGCGTGGCCGCCAACCGCAGCCGCGTGGTGTTCCATGGCGGCATCGGCATCCGCGAAGGCGCTGATGGCACCGATGCCAACCTGTCCAACAAGAACCTGCTGTTGTCAGCCGACGCAGAGATCGATACCCAGCCAACGCTGGTGATCGATGCCGACGAGGTCAAGGCGGCGCACGGCGCCACTGTTGGCCAGCTCGATGCCAATGCGCTGTTCTACCTGCGCTCGCGTGGCGTGCCGGCCGAACAGGCCCGCGCCATGCTCAGCGCCGCCTTCTGCCACGAGCCGCTGGCCGCCGTGGAAGGCGTTCTCACCGAAAAGCTGGCCCGTCATCTGGACCTGGCACTGCAACAGGCAGGCATGGCATGA
- a CDS encoding TonB-dependent receptor domain-containing protein has translation MALRQRHRVSVSRQLLSLAVLGALSASAHASGSGAPTTLDKVVVTASGFEQKITDAPASISVVSREELALRPYTSLVDALRDVEGIDVGMETTDKNGRATISMRGMPSEYTLVLIDGRRQSNVGNLYPNNFGGGQFAYMPPLDAVERIEVVRGPMSTLYGADAMGGVINIITRRNQSEWHGSVTQGLTVQQEDAFGDARTTDLYLSGPLIQDRLGMTVRGSWYDIDESRPEWDSLPLPDGSQWERALGFGGGGKAVANTNWNSGIRLNFKASENHDLWLDYDVSRQKYDNSKGQTGTLDSAESLWRSGVATIPNGNGGTTTRRVVQPRVGYTAYQRYELDQLALTHQGRYDFGTWQTSLSRTQSNNLGRSLPLTLAERADLQNLWNDVCQRRGQAANCNMASGNLSVLNDAERARLQAFLPRPLRTMELDAMVLDTMLELGFDAHKVTVGGQYNNTDMTDGVFGMDGGGYRDNVKQKHRTWSVFAEDNWSLTDALTATFGLRYDHHNIFGSHVSPRAYLVWNASDAWTVKGGVSTGYKTPRPDQLFPGVTGFGGQGVIPMVGSPNLKPETSTNYEIATYYDGGRWGFNATAFLNRFDDKIASGGSFANCEVAPANSGYCVDVGPGWAALGYSVFSQSVNLDKAETRGVELASHVDLLDNLQLRGNYTYTKSEQTSGATKGQPIAGNPAKHMANASLNWQLNDAISLSLIGEGRYDRYRDTLVSNVGGVSSSTVRYYEDYTTFHLGGSWKLNDWLTVNARVNNLFDKDFVSQSCILSSPSEYSCVDDYAVKEQRRSYWLSLNAKF, from the coding sequence ATGGCCCTGCGCCAGCGCCACCGTGTGTCCGTTTCCCGCCAACTGCTCAGCCTCGCCGTGCTCGGCGCCCTCAGCGCCAGCGCGCATGCCAGCGGTAGCGGCGCACCTACCACGCTGGACAAGGTGGTCGTCACCGCCAGCGGCTTCGAGCAGAAGATCACCGACGCGCCGGCCAGCATCAGCGTGGTCAGCCGCGAAGAACTGGCACTGCGTCCCTACACCAGCCTGGTCGATGCGCTGCGCGACGTGGAAGGCATCGACGTCGGCATGGAAACCACCGACAAGAACGGCCGCGCCACCATTTCCATGCGCGGCATGCCGTCCGAATACACGCTAGTGCTGATCGATGGCCGCCGCCAGAGCAACGTCGGCAATCTGTACCCGAACAACTTCGGTGGCGGCCAGTTCGCCTACATGCCGCCGTTGGATGCAGTGGAACGCATCGAAGTAGTGCGCGGCCCGATGTCGACCCTGTACGGCGCAGATGCCATGGGCGGGGTTATCAACATCATCACCCGCCGCAACCAGAGCGAATGGCACGGCTCGGTGACGCAGGGTCTCACCGTGCAGCAGGAAGACGCGTTCGGCGACGCCCGCACCACCGACCTGTACCTGAGCGGCCCGCTGATCCAGGACCGTCTGGGCATGACCGTGCGCGGCAGCTGGTACGACATCGACGAATCGCGTCCGGAATGGGATTCGCTGCCGCTGCCCGATGGCAGCCAGTGGGAACGTGCGCTCGGCTTTGGCGGCGGCGGCAAGGCCGTGGCCAATACCAACTGGAACAGCGGCATCCGCCTGAACTTCAAGGCCAGCGAAAACCACGACCTGTGGCTGGACTACGACGTCTCGCGCCAGAAGTACGACAACAGCAAGGGCCAGACCGGCACCCTGGACAGCGCCGAAAGCCTGTGGCGCAGCGGTGTGGCGACCATTCCCAATGGCAACGGTGGCACCACCACCCGCCGCGTGGTGCAGCCGCGCGTTGGCTATACCGCCTACCAGCGCTATGAGCTGGACCAGCTGGCGCTGACCCACCAGGGCCGCTACGACTTCGGCACCTGGCAGACCAGCCTGTCGCGTACCCAGAGCAACAACCTGGGCCGCTCGCTGCCGCTGACCCTGGCCGAGCGCGCCGACCTGCAGAACCTGTGGAACGATGTCTGCCAGCGCCGCGGCCAGGCCGCCAACTGCAACATGGCCAGCGGCAACCTGTCGGTGCTCAATGATGCCGAACGCGCCCGCCTGCAGGCCTTCCTGCCGCGCCCGTTGCGCACCATGGAACTGGATGCAATGGTGCTGGACACCATGCTCGAACTGGGTTTCGATGCGCACAAAGTCACCGTCGGTGGCCAGTACAACAACACCGACATGACCGACGGCGTATTCGGCATGGACGGTGGCGGCTACCGCGACAACGTCAAGCAGAAGCACCGCACCTGGTCGGTGTTTGCCGAGGACAACTGGTCGCTGACCGACGCGCTCACCGCCACCTTCGGCCTGCGCTATGACCACCACAACATCTTCGGCAGCCATGTCAGCCCGCGCGCCTACCTGGTGTGGAATGCCAGCGATGCGTGGACCGTCAAGGGCGGCGTCAGCACCGGCTACAAGACCCCGCGTCCGGATCAGCTGTTTCCCGGCGTGACCGGTTTCGGCGGCCAGGGTGTGATCCCGATGGTGGGCTCGCCCAACCTGAAGCCGGAGACCAGCACCAACTACGAAATCGCCACCTATTACGACGGCGGCCGCTGGGGCTTCAACGCCACCGCCTTCCTCAACCGCTTCGACGACAAGATCGCCAGCGGCGGCAGCTTCGCCAACTGCGAAGTGGCACCGGCCAACAGCGGCTACTGCGTGGACGTGGGCCCGGGCTGGGCAGCGTTGGGTTACAGCGTTTTCAGCCAGAGTGTGAACCTGGACAAGGCCGAAACCCGCGGCGTTGAGCTGGCCAGCCATGTGGACCTGCTGGACAACCTGCAGCTGCGCGGTAACTACACCTACACCAAGAGCGAGCAGACCAGCGGCGCCACCAAAGGCCAGCCGATCGCCGGCAACCCGGCCAAGCACATGGCCAATGCCAGCCTCAACTGGCAGCTCAACGACGCCATCAGCCTGAGCTTGATCGGCGAAGGCCGTTACGACCGTTACCGCGACACGCTGGTATCCAACGTCGGCGGCGTCAGCAGCTCGACTGTTCGTTACTACGAGGACTACACCACCTTCCACCTGGGCGGCAGCTGGAAGCTCAACGACTGGCTGACGGTCAACGCGCGCGTCAACAACCTGTTCGACAAGGACTTCGTCTCGCAGTCCTGCATCCTGAGCTCGCCCAGCGAGTACAGCTGCGTCGACGACTATGCGGTGAAGGAACAGCGCCGCAGCTACTGGCTGTCGCTCAACGCGAAGTTCTGA
- a CDS encoding PepSY-associated TM helix domain-containing protein, with protein MSADRSAATTVQQQASRGFWLRTLHQWHWISSAVCLIGMLLFSLTGITLNHASKIEAKPQVQNLQLELPAPVLKALGEREEGNAPLPARVADWLSNRLEVSIGSREAEWSPEEIYLSMPGPGSDAWLSIDRETGAVEFEKTRRGWISYFNDLHKGRNAGPGWGWFLDVFAVACLVFCITGLFLLHLHARQRRMTWPLVGLGLLIPLLIALLLIH; from the coding sequence GTGTCCGCAGACCGCAGCGCCGCCACTACCGTGCAACAACAAGCCAGTCGTGGATTCTGGTTGCGCACCTTGCATCAGTGGCACTGGATCAGCTCGGCGGTCTGCCTGATCGGCATGCTGCTGTTCTCCCTGACCGGCATCACCTTGAACCACGCGTCCAAGATCGAAGCCAAGCCGCAGGTGCAGAACCTGCAGCTGGAATTGCCTGCGCCCGTACTCAAGGCTCTGGGCGAGCGCGAAGAAGGCAACGCGCCGCTGCCGGCACGGGTGGCCGATTGGTTGTCCAACCGTCTCGAGGTCTCCATCGGCAGCCGTGAAGCCGAGTGGTCGCCGGAAGAAATCTATCTGTCCATGCCCGGCCCCGGCAGTGATGCCTGGTTGAGCATCGACCGCGAAACCGGTGCGGTGGAATTCGAGAAAACCCGCCGAGGCTGGATCTCGTATTTCAACGATCTGCACAAGGGCCGCAATGCCGGACCGGGCTGGGGCTGGTTCCTTGACGTGTTCGCGGTGGCCTGCCTGGTGTTCTGCATCACCGGCCTGTTCCTGCTGCATCTGCATGCGCGGCAGCGGCGCATGACCTGGCCGCTGGTCGGCCTGGGTTTGCTGATCCCGCTTCTGATCGCCCTGCTCCTCATCCATTGA
- a CDS encoding tetratricopeptide repeat protein produces MSNALPIDAAALAQQLLNDPQGTFARIRDAALGGQAQAQLLLAQLYIEGKGVDRDEQAALLWYETAANNGSALAMNMLGRCHELGQGCTPDAALAAVWYRSAAEAGLDWGMYNHANLLATGRGVAQDRPRALALYTQAAQLGHAKSMNLLARHLEDGLEIERDPQAALAWYQRSAEAGDFRGQANLASILLQQGQIEAAAQWLRLALANGSPAFMAHIVPELAASPHPQIRALVA; encoded by the coding sequence ATGTCCAATGCCCTTCCAATCGATGCCGCTGCTCTGGCGCAGCAGCTGCTCAATGATCCGCAGGGCACCTTCGCGCGCATCCGCGACGCCGCGCTCGGCGGCCAGGCCCAGGCGCAACTGCTGCTGGCCCAGCTGTACATCGAAGGCAAGGGCGTGGACCGCGACGAGCAGGCCGCCCTGCTCTGGTACGAAACCGCCGCCAACAACGGCAGCGCACTGGCGATGAACATGCTCGGCCGCTGCCATGAGCTTGGCCAGGGCTGCACGCCGGATGCCGCGCTGGCCGCGGTCTGGTACCGCAGTGCCGCCGAAGCCGGGCTGGACTGGGGCATGTACAACCATGCCAACCTGCTTGCCACAGGCCGCGGCGTGGCGCAGGACCGTCCCAGGGCGCTGGCGCTGTACACACAGGCCGCGCAGCTGGGCCACGCCAAATCGATGAATCTGCTGGCACGCCACCTGGAAGACGGGCTGGAGATCGAACGCGATCCGCAGGCCGCCCTGGCCTGGTATCAACGCTCGGCCGAGGCCGGTGATTTCCGCGGCCAGGCCAACCTCGCCTCCATCCTGCTGCAACAAGGCCAGATCGAGGCCGCCGCGCAGTGGTTGCGCTTGGCATTGGCCAACGGCAGCCCTGCGTTCATGGCGCATATCGTGCCCGAACTGGCGGCCTCCCCCCATCCGCAGATCCGTGCACTGGTAGCCTGA
- a CDS encoding non-heme iron oxygenase ferredoxin subunit gives MSETWTFICASEELLPGEMKTGFDEVTGAPIVVFNLDGELYALEDQCTHEEFELSSGELDAAEGSIECILHGARFDVRDGRALCAPAYTAVPKFPVKREHGGIWSRDDRD, from the coding sequence ATGAGCGAGACCTGGACCTTCATCTGTGCCAGCGAAGAACTGTTGCCGGGCGAAATGAAGACCGGCTTCGATGAAGTGACCGGTGCCCCCATCGTCGTGTTCAACCTGGACGGCGAGCTGTACGCGCTGGAAGACCAGTGCACGCACGAGGAGTTCGAACTGTCCTCCGGTGAGCTCGACGCGGCCGAAGGCAGCATCGAGTGCATCCTGCACGGTGCCCGTTTCGATGTCCGCGACGGCCGCGCCCTGTGCGCCCCGGCCTACACGGCGGTACCCAAGTTCCCGGTCAAGCGCGAACACGGCGGTATCTGGTCGCGCGACGACCGCGACTGA
- a CDS encoding TonB-dependent receptor — MTHIKTRKYAPRATMLATATLAAGFSPLTALAADADADSARNKATDLDQVQVRGSWFAPSSPKFTAELLDTPKSVSVVTEKTIQEIGATNLVDALRMVPGITFGAGEGGNSTGDRPFLRGFDGQSNMFVDGLRDVGSQTREVFDLEQLEVVKGPSSAYGGRDSGGGSINLVSKTPKLKNETSASMGIGTDSYARGTVDANYVLGDGIAARLNLLKHESDIAGRDAANVSRWGIAPSIAFGLNGPLQLIASHYHLETDDLPDAGGFPYADPATGTTTGKPLVPDRNNYYGLKDRDFQRTRADISTLDASYSFGEHKLRNIARLGNTSNDYLWTQPDDSKNNPLLYGTLWRRTNNRAIDTKTFADQLSLTGAFQTGGLKHSYSAGVEYSEEKSSKGSYVIGGAGTNNPIGNNQVCKTTGAATGYNCTDFYNPNPNDPWSATHPVTRSDKVLDIDQTTKTKSVYAFDTIELSEKWLVNLGLRWDDYDTKQVTPVLNKAPTVLKNSDGFLNYQAGVVFKPTENGSIYLSYGTSSTPPGMDSGEGNDAISAAIENLKPQETKNYELGTKWDLFEKRLNLTAAIFHTEMNNARVVIDTGTTQNAGKKAINGVEIGINGQITDNWNVAGGYTYMDSELKDNGFVCGVTVPRGQPCPAGQYIVSPNNGNMFPNTPKHAATLWTTYVFPFGLTVGGGASYVDKQYGDAANTKWIPSYTRWDAMIGYAIQDNISLQLNVQNLTDKTYFTKAYASHYASIAPGRAATLALNVKF, encoded by the coding sequence ATGACCCACATCAAGACCCGCAAGTACGCACCGCGCGCCACCATGCTCGCCACTGCCACGCTGGCCGCCGGCTTCTCGCCGCTGACCGCACTGGCCGCCGACGCAGACGCCGACTCGGCCAGGAACAAGGCCACCGATCTGGATCAGGTACAGGTACGCGGCAGCTGGTTTGCGCCGTCCTCGCCCAAGTTCACCGCCGAACTGCTGGACACCCCGAAGTCGGTGTCCGTGGTCACCGAGAAGACCATCCAGGAAATCGGTGCCACCAATCTGGTCGATGCCCTGCGCATGGTGCCAGGCATCACCTTTGGTGCCGGCGAAGGTGGCAACTCCACCGGTGACCGTCCGTTCCTGCGCGGCTTCGACGGCCAGAGCAACATGTTCGTCGACGGCCTGCGCGACGTCGGCTCGCAGACCCGCGAGGTGTTCGACCTGGAGCAGCTGGAAGTGGTCAAGGGCCCAAGCTCGGCCTACGGCGGCCGTGATTCCGGCGGTGGCAGCATCAACCTGGTCAGCAAGACCCCGAAGCTGAAGAACGAAACCAGCGCCAGCATGGGCATCGGCACCGACAGCTATGCGCGCGGCACCGTTGATGCCAACTACGTGCTGGGCGATGGCATTGCCGCCCGTTTGAACCTGCTCAAGCACGAATCCGACATCGCCGGCCGCGACGCCGCCAACGTCAGCCGTTGGGGTATCGCACCGTCCATCGCTTTCGGCCTGAACGGCCCGCTGCAGCTGATCGCCAGCCATTACCACCTGGAAACCGATGACCTGCCCGATGCCGGCGGTTTTCCCTATGCCGATCCGGCAACCGGCACCACCACCGGCAAGCCGCTGGTGCCGGACCGCAACAACTATTACGGCCTGAAGGACCGCGACTTCCAGCGTACCCGTGCCGATATCAGCACCCTGGACGCCAGCTACTCGTTCGGCGAGCACAAGCTGCGCAACATCGCGCGCCTGGGCAACACCAGCAATGACTACCTGTGGACCCAGCCGGACGACAGCAAGAACAACCCGCTGCTGTACGGCACCTTGTGGCGCCGTACCAACAACCGCGCGATCGACACCAAGACCTTCGCCGACCAGCTGAGCCTGACCGGGGCATTCCAGACCGGTGGCCTGAAGCACAGCTACAGTGCCGGCGTTGAATACAGCGAAGAGAAGAGCAGCAAGGGCAGCTATGTGATCGGCGGCGCCGGCACCAACAACCCGATCGGCAACAACCAGGTGTGCAAGACCACCGGCGCGGCGACCGGCTACAACTGCACCGATTTCTACAACCCGAACCCGAATGATCCGTGGTCGGCCACCCACCCGGTGACCCGCAGCGACAAGGTGCTGGATATCGACCAGACCACCAAGACCAAGTCGGTCTACGCCTTCGATACCATCGAGCTGAGCGAAAAGTGGCTGGTCAACCTCGGCCTGCGCTGGGACGACTACGACACCAAGCAGGTCACCCCGGTCCTGAACAAGGCCCCGACCGTGCTGAAAAACAGCGACGGCTTCCTGAACTACCAGGCCGGCGTGGTGTTCAAGCCGACCGAAAATGGCAGCATCTACCTGTCCTACGGCACCTCGTCCACGCCGCCGGGCATGGACAGCGGTGAAGGCAACGACGCGATCAGCGCCGCCATCGAGAACCTCAAGCCGCAGGAAACCAAAAACTACGAGCTGGGCACCAAGTGGGACCTGTTCGAAAAGCGCCTGAACCTGACCGCAGCCATCTTCCACACCGAAATGAACAATGCCCGCGTCGTCATCGACACCGGCACTACCCAGAACGCCGGCAAGAAGGCGATCAACGGCGTCGAGATCGGCATCAATGGCCAGATCACCGACAACTGGAATGTCGCTGGCGGCTATACATACATGGATTCGGAGCTGAAGGACAACGGCTTTGTCTGCGGCGTCACCGTGCCGCGCGGCCAGCCCTGCCCGGCAGGCCAGTACATCGTCTCGCCGAACAACGGCAACATGTTCCCGAACACGCCCAAGCATGCCGCCACGCTGTGGACCACCTATGTGTTCCCGTTCGGCCTGACTGTCGGTGGCGGTGCAAGCTATGTCGACAAGCAGTACGGCGACGCCGCCAACACCAAGTGGATCCCAAGCTACACCCGTTGGGACGCGATGATCGGCTACGCCATCCAGGACAACATCAGCCTGCAGTTGAACGTGCAGAACCTGACCGACAAGACCTATTTCACCAAGGCCTATGCCTCCCATTACGCCAGCATCGCCCCGGGCCGTGCGGCGACGCTGGCACTGAACGTCAAGTTCTGA
- a CDS encoding DUF2271 domain-containing protein: MRVTLTIALSGLIATAPAAYAASLDVNVEVPKLNVAEYHRPYVAVWIEGADQQVAANLSVWYQLKDTAEGHGTKWLPDLRQWWRKSGRTLQVPVDGVTGPTRPVGKHQLSFSDRQPQLRALPAGQYTLVVEAAREVGGRELVKIPFSWPARAVQNGSAQGSTELGAVTLAVKP; the protein is encoded by the coding sequence ATGCGCGTCACCCTGACCATCGCCCTGAGCGGCCTGATCGCCACCGCTCCTGCCGCCTACGCCGCCAGCCTCGACGTCAACGTCGAAGTGCCCAAGCTCAACGTGGCCGAGTACCACCGCCCGTATGTCGCGGTGTGGATCGAAGGTGCCGACCAGCAGGTCGCCGCCAACCTGTCGGTCTGGTACCAGCTCAAGGACACCGCCGAAGGCCATGGCACCAAGTGGCTGCCGGACCTGCGCCAGTGGTGGCGCAAGAGCGGCCGCACCCTGCAGGTGCCGGTGGATGGCGTGACCGGCCCGACCCGTCCGGTCGGCAAGCACCAGCTCAGCTTCAGCGACCGCCAGCCGCAGCTGCGCGCCCTGCCCGCCGGCCAGTACACGCTGGTGGTGGAAGCGGCGCGCGAAGTCGGCGGCCGCGAGCTGGTCAAGATTCCCTTCAGCTGGCCGGCCCGCGCTGTCCAGAACGGCAGCGCCCAGGGCAGCACCGAACTCGGTGCCGTCACCCTCGCCGTCAAGCCCTGA